One Marasmius oreades isolate 03SP1 chromosome 2, whole genome shotgun sequence DNA segment encodes these proteins:
- a CDS encoding uncharacterized protein (BUSCO:EOG09265BG5), translating into MSKQAARNQVVRLLIAAGKAAPTPPVGPALGARGVKSMDFCKEFNARTAQIEPGVPTPTLITVRPDRSFTFITKSPPTSYFLKKTAGIEKGAGKPGHEILGTVSLKHVYEIATIKAKDDHMSHLSLENIARMVVGSARSLGLQVVP; encoded by the exons ATGTCGAAACAGGCTGCAAGGAATCAGGTTGTG AGGCTGCTCATAGCTGCAGGAAAGGCAGCACCCACACCACCTGTTGGACCAGCCCTTGGTGCCCGAGGAGTCAAATCCATGGATTTCTGCAAGGAGTTCAACGCTAGGACAGCACAGATCGAACCAGGAGTACCAACTCCCACCTTAATTACAGTCCGCCCGGATCGTTCATTCACTTTCATCACGAAATCGCCTCCAACAAGTTACTTCCTCAAAAAAACCGCCGGCATCGAGAAAGGAGCGGGCAAACCAGGACACGAGATTCTTGGGACCGTCAGTCTCAAACACGTTTATGAGATCGCAACAATTAAGGCCAAGGATGACCACATGAGTCATCTCTCGCTCGAGAATATTGCAAGGATGGTTGTTGGAAGTGCTAGGTCACTTGGGCTGCAGGTCGTTCCGTGA
- a CDS encoding uncharacterized protein (MEROPS:MER0032443): MKFLILLPFLGITQASPFGYQQTQVPLGSKDGFSLDLEAQRLIQLGDSHSPVWVSEREKIDLKANGVKFFDITDAVELGSSAYARLIGETKASFPSPNATDKVKPVLKTLSTKGPKKNLKEFTSFTTRYYRSKTGQKSQQWLLSQIREVTESSASRSLQPHINVNEFKHSWGQNTIIARIEGCVDPDDIVIISAHQDSTNMWPFLPAPGADDDGSGTVTILEAYRALLEANFRPKNSVEFHWYSAEEGGLLGSQAVASEYEKQHKKVIAMSQFDMTAWVKRGTREEVGIITDYTDEGLTEFNKKLVELYLDIPYVETKCGYACSDHASWRKAGYPSVFTIESSFENSNHYIHSANDRIDISDEFNFDHMLEFSKLAVAFAIELGDWSEK, translated from the exons ATGAAATTCCTCATTCTGCTGCCTTTCCTTGGAATCACTCAAGCTTCACCGTTTGGCTACCAGCAAACACAAGTTCCACTTGGATCCAAGGATGGTTTCTCCTTGGATTTAGAAGCACAGCGTCTTATCCAGCTGGGCGACTCCCATTCTCCAGTCTGGGTGTCAGAGCGGGAGAAG ATTGACCTGAAAGCTAACGGCGTCAAATTCTTCGACAT AACAGATGCGGTGGAGCTGGGATCAAGTGCTTATGCCCGACTTATCGGTGAAACGAAGG CATCGTTTCCCTCGCCAAATGCTACAGACAAGGTCAAACCGGTCTTGAAGACTTTGTCCACCAAAGGCCCCAAGAAGAACTTGAAAGAATTCACCAGTTTCACGACAAGAT ATTACCGCAGCAAG ACAGGTCAGAAAAGCCAGCAATGGCTTCTGTCTCAAATCAGAGAG GTTACGGAGTCTTCTGCTTCAAGATCCCTGCAGCCGCATATCAATGTTAACGAATTTAAACACTCTTGGGGCCAGAACACTATA ATTGCGAGGATTGAGGGATGCGTTGATCCCGACGATATCGTTATAATATCTGCTCACCAGGACAG CACGAATATGTGGCCGTTCTTGCCCGCACCTG GAGCTGACG ATGATGGATCGGGGACGGTAACGATCTTGGAAGCATATCGTGCCTTGTTGGAAGCCAACTTCCGTCCTAAAAACTCTGTCGAATTCCATTGGTATTCTGCAGAG GAAGGCGGACTTCTTGGTTCCCAAGCCGTTGCTTCGGAGTATGAAAAACAGCACAAGAAGGTTATCGCCATGAGCCAA TTCGACATGACTGCGTGGGTCAAA CGTGGCACAAGAGAAGAAGTCGGCATCATTACGGATTATACAGACGAGGG TTTGACCGAATTCAACAAGAAGTTGGTGGAGTTGTATCTCGATATTCCTTACGTGGAG ACTAAATGCGGCTACGCCTGCAGTGATCA TGCCTCATGGAGGAAAGCTGGCTATCCTAGCGTTTTCACCATCG AGAGCTCGTTCGAGAACTCCAATCATTATATCCACTCCGCGAATGA TCGGATTGATATTTCGGATGAATTTAACTTCGATCATATGCTTGAGTTCTCCAAACTCGCTGTCGCGTTCGCAATAGAGCTCGGCGACTGGTCAGAGAAGTGA